From a single Acidobacteriota bacterium genomic region:
- the msrA gene encoding peptide-methionine (S)-S-oxide reductase MsrA — MRKLFFSFLILPLFVAAQISCAAAQSSTSEGKESTKAATSETTATAEGKQVATLAGGCFWCTEAIFKELRGVERVESGYSGGSVKNPTYEQVSSGTTGHAEVIQITFDPTVVSFKELLEVFFVTHDPTTLDRQGADIGTQYRSAVFYHSKEQKKIAEEVIKDFTAQKLYPNPIVTKLEPFNAFYKAEEYHQNYYERNPEKGYCRIVIEPKVLKFRKQFINKLKKTEQSQ; from the coding sequence ATGCGTAAATTATTTTTTAGCTTTTTAATCCTGCCGCTTTTTGTAGCCGCGCAAATCAGTTGCGCCGCCGCGCAATCTTCAACCTCAGAAGGCAAAGAATCAACCAAAGCCGCAACCAGTGAAACCACTGCAACCGCAGAAGGCAAACAGGTCGCCACCCTTGCGGGCGGCTGTTTCTGGTGCACCGAAGCAATCTTTAAAGAACTGCGCGGCGTCGAGCGGGTGGAATCGGGCTATTCGGGCGGCTCGGTTAAAAATCCGACCTATGAACAGGTTTCAAGCGGGACGACCGGACATGCCGAAGTCATTCAAATCACCTTTGACCCGACAGTCGTTTCATTCAAGGAACTTCTTGAAGTTTTCTTTGTCACCCACGACCCGACGACTTTAGACCGGCAGGGCGCAGACATCGGCACGCAATATCGTTCAGCAGTTTTTTACCATTCAAAGGAACAGAAAAAAATTGCCGAAGAGGTCATCAAAGATTTCACCGCGCAGAAGCTTTACCCAAACCCGATTGTCACCAAACTTGAACCCTTCAACGCATTTTATAAAGCCGAGGAATATCACCAGAATTATTACGAGCGCAATCCTGAAAAAGGTTATTGTCGCATCGTCATCGAGCCGAAGGTTTTGAAGTTTCGCAAACAGTTTATCAATAAGCTCAAAAAAACCGAGCAGTCGCAATAA
- a CDS encoding S9 family peptidase → MNRQRHFLVLLIILFIAQMGFAQQTATDPSRLTLERIYSSNEFTPNFLPQSRWIDGGAGYTTLEASKTAQGRDIVRYDTATGGRAILVAAEKLIPAGQNAPLAIHNYIWSPSGKLLMIYTNSQKVWRLNTRGDYWVLDLNTGKLSKLGGDAKPATLMFAKFSPDNTRVAYVRENNLYVENLADHRITQLTSDGSRTIINGTFDWVYEEELDLRDGWRWSPDSKQIAYWQLDAEGVKNFNLINYTDELYSKVIPIQYPKAGESNSAARIGVVSAVGGATRWMQVPGDARNNYLARMDWAESAAELIIQQLNRLQNTNTVMLADAKTGGVRAVLTEVDKAWVDIYGDEVTWFDGGKSFLWVSERDGWRHVYVISRDGKTTRLVTKGEYDVVSIQSVDDAQGWLYFIASPENATQRYLYRAKLDASGKAERLSPASQSGWHSYNIAPNSSWAFHTYSSFGAPPRTELVRLPEHTVARVMVDNAALQAKVKQLKLGASEFFRVDIGEGLQLDGWMIKPPDFDASKKYPVLFYVYGEPAAQTVTDNWGGGNYLWHQMLAGEGYIVMSVDNRGTPAPRGREWRKIIYRQFGLVASQDEANAVRAISRWPFVDATRIGIWGWSGGGSSTLNALFRFPEVYRMGMAVAPVGDPRYYDTIYQERYMGLPQDHPDEYKRGAPVTFAHQLKGDLLIVHGTGDDNVHYQNSEAVINALIKANKPFTMMAYPNRTHGIFEGENTTRHLFELLTRFLREKLPAGGR, encoded by the coding sequence ATGAATCGCCAACGCCACTTTCTGGTTTTGCTAATTATCTTGTTCATCGCGCAAATGGGTTTCGCGCAACAAACGGCAACCGACCCGTCGCGCCTCACGCTTGAGCGCATCTACAGTTCAAATGAATTCACTCCTAATTTTTTGCCGCAATCGCGCTGGATTGACGGGGGCGCGGGCTACACGACGCTTGAAGCTTCAAAGACTGCACAAGGACGCGACATTGTGCGTTACGACACGGCAACCGGCGGGCGCGCGATTTTGGTTGCCGCAGAAAAATTGATTCCCGCAGGACAAAATGCGCCGCTGGCGATTCACAACTACATCTGGTCGCCCAGCGGCAAACTGCTGATGATTTATACGAATTCGCAAAAAGTCTGGCGACTCAATACGCGCGGCGATTACTGGGTATTGGATTTAAACACCGGCAAATTATCCAAACTCGGCGGCGACGCCAAGCCCGCGACCTTGATGTTTGCCAAATTTTCCCCCGACAACACCCGCGTCGCTTATGTGCGCGAAAATAATTTGTATGTTGAAAACCTCGCTGATCATCGCATCACCCAACTTACCTCTGACGGTTCGCGCACCATCATCAACGGGACATTCGATTGGGTCTATGAAGAAGAGTTGGATTTGCGCGACGGTTGGCGTTGGAGTCCCGACAGTAAACAAATTGCTTACTGGCAACTTGATGCTGAAGGCGTGAAAAATTTCAACCTCATCAACTACACCGACGAACTCTATTCCAAAGTCATTCCCATTCAATACCCGAAAGCCGGTGAAAGCAATTCGGCGGCGCGCATCGGCGTGGTGAGCGCCGTAGGCGGCGCGACCCGTTGGATGCAGGTTCCGGGCGACGCGCGCAACAATTACCTGGCGCGCATGGATTGGGCGGAAAGCGCGGCTGAACTCATCATTCAACAACTCAATCGCCTGCAAAACACCAACACCGTGATGCTCGCTGATGCGAAAACCGGAGGTGTGCGCGCGGTTTTAACCGAAGTGGATAAAGCGTGGGTGGATATTTACGGTGATGAAGTGACCTGGTTTGATGGCGGCAAAAGTTTTTTGTGGGTGAGTGAACGCGATGGCTGGCGACACGTCTATGTGATTTCGCGTGATGGCAAAACGACGCGCCTGGTGACCAAAGGCGAATATGATGTGGTGAGCATTCAAAGCGTCGATGATGCGCAGGGATGGTTATATTTCATCGCTTCGCCGGAAAATGCTACGCAACGGTATTTGTATCGCGCGAAACTCGATGCGAGCGGTAAAGCCGAACGCCTGTCGCCTGCAAGTCAATCCGGGTGGCATTCGTATAACATTGCGCCGAATTCCAGTTGGGCATTTCATACCTATTCATCATTTGGCGCACCGCCGCGCACAGAACTGGTGCGACTGCCGGAACACACCGTGGCGCGGGTGATGGTTGATAACGCGGCGTTGCAGGCGAAAGTTAAACAACTCAAATTGGGAGCCAGCGAATTTTTCCGCGTCGATATTGGCGAGGGGCTGCAACTTGATGGCTGGATGATTAAACCGCCGGATTTCGACGCGTCGAAAAAATATCCGGTGCTGTTTTATGTTTACGGCGAACCGGCGGCGCAAACCGTCACCGATAACTGGGGCGGTGGAAATTATCTCTGGCATCAGATGCTTGCCGGTGAAGGTTACATCGTGATGAGCGTCGATAATCGCGGCACACCTGCGCCGCGCGGACGCGAATGGCGAAAAATTATTTATCGTCAATTCGGGCTGGTGGCTTCGCAGGATGAAGCAAATGCCGTTCGCGCGATTTCGCGCTGGCCATTTGTTGATGCAACGCGCATCGGCATATGGGGATGGAGCGGCGGCGGTTCATCTACGCTGAATGCGCTGTTTCGTTTTCCCGAGGTTTATCGTATGGGCATGGCGGTTGCGCCCGTAGGCGACCCGCGTTATTACGACACGATTTATCAGGAACGTTATATGGGACTTCCGCAAGACCACCCGGACGAATATAAACGTGGCGCACCCGTGACCTTTGCTCATCAGTTGAAAGGTGACCTGTTAATCGTGCATGGAACGGGCGATGATAACGTGCATTATCAAAATTCGGAGGCGGTGATTAACGCGCTCATCAAAGCCAACAAACCATTTACCATGATGGCTTATCCGAATCGCACACATGGAATTTTTGAAGGCGAGAATACCACGCGCCATCTGTTTGAACTGCTCACCAGATTTTTGCGCGAGAAGTTACCGGCGGGCGGGCGATGA
- a CDS encoding DUF512 domain-containing protein produces MYSELFETLYPINLLKREKGVVVSGVDPFAIGEEIGIEVGDKILKVNDNEVRDFLDFQYFTGSEDFVSLDIIKKSGEPVNLEVEIGEGEIWGLDFEYFTPRQCANDCIFCFCNQNPKGARESLFFKDEDTRLSFLHGNYTTMSSISKMELDRIVSQRLSPQYVSVHATDPEVRRYLLGRKRPDDILGKMRYLKEQGIELHAQIVLCPTINDGEVLKRTVNDLAELFPELSSVAVVPVVFTKLHNYAHLMTAVTPEFCRSLIKEAGRWQKEFRQRLGSTFVFLADEFYLRAGQPLPSRKHYGEYPQIEDGVGMVRRFVESSKKTLQKARPSFIKRGGLYGTVATGELFYPILSRFVDEMNERWQTRLKTVPVKNHFFGEEVTVAGLLAGGDFLQAKDNVAGEFLIVPEQSCLKANHIFLDDLTLEDLARELNLPVVSGGATLMDMVETAASLGDPQ; encoded by the coding sequence ATGTACAGCGAATTATTCGAGACTCTCTATCCCATCAACCTGCTCAAGCGCGAAAAGGGCGTGGTGGTATCGGGCGTTGACCCTTTTGCGATTGGCGAAGAAATCGGCATCGAAGTTGGCGACAAAATCCTGAAGGTCAATGATAATGAGGTGCGCGACTTTCTCGATTTTCAATACTTCACCGGCTCTGAGGATTTCGTCTCGCTCGACATCATTAAAAAATCCGGTGAGCCTGTGAACCTCGAGGTTGAAATCGGTGAAGGCGAGATTTGGGGATTGGATTTTGAATACTTCACGCCGCGTCAATGCGCCAACGATTGCATCTTCTGTTTCTGTAATCAAAACCCGAAGGGGGCGCGCGAATCGCTGTTTTTTAAAGACGAAGACACGCGCCTTTCGTTCCTGCACGGCAACTACACCACTATGTCTTCGATATCGAAGATGGAACTTGACCGCATCGTCAGTCAACGCTTGTCGCCGCAATATGTCTCGGTGCATGCGACCGACCCGGAGGTGCGCCGTTATCTGCTCGGACGTAAACGCCCTGATGATATTCTCGGCAAAATGCGCTATCTCAAGGAGCAGGGCATTGAACTGCACGCGCAAATTGTTCTGTGTCCGACCATCAATGATGGCGAGGTGTTGAAGCGCACAGTCAATGATTTGGCGGAACTCTTTCCTGAACTCAGCTCGGTTGCAGTGGTGCCGGTAGTGTTTACCAAATTGCATAACTATGCGCATTTGATGACTGCCGTAACCCCTGAGTTTTGTCGTTCGCTGATTAAAGAAGCAGGTCGTTGGCAAAAAGAATTTCGCCAACGCCTGGGTTCGACCTTTGTATTCTTAGCGGATGAATTTTATTTGCGCGCCGGACAGCCTCTGCCTTCGCGTAAACATTATGGCGAGTATCCGCAGATTGAAGATGGCGTCGGCATGGTGCGGCGTTTTGTTGAAAGTTCTAAGAAAACCCTGCAAAAAGCGCGTCCATCATTCATCAAACGCGGCGGCTTATACGGCACCGTGGCGACGGGCGAATTGTTTTACCCGATTCTTTCCCGGTTTGTTGATGAAATGAATGAGCGTTGGCAGACCCGTTTAAAAACCGTTCCGGTAAAGAATCATTTTTTTGGTGAAGAGGTAACCGTTGCGGGACTCCTGGCGGGCGGCGATTTTCTCCAAGCGAAAGATAATGTCGCAGGTGAATTTTTAATTGTTCCCGAACAATCTTGCTTGAAAGCAAATCATATTTTTCTTGATGATTTAACCCTTGAAGATTTAGCGCGCGAATTGAATCTTCCGGTCGTTTCAGGCGGGGCAACGCTGATGGATATGGTGGAAACCGCTGCAAGCCTTGGCGACCCACAATAG
- a CDS encoding carboxypeptidase regulatory-like domain-containing protein translates to MKQLRKMKMLSRTTLFLIVATLVFPFTTLSVMAQATTGGLTGSVMDASNAVIADADVTAKNVGTGIETKTKTNSDGIYNFPRLAPGIYLLTVEKQGFKRQEFQEVTINAGQVATIDANLQAGQITETVSVTAEGQELIQKEQVQVSSTFESRKVAELPKNAVGAGIDTLALLAPGVVPGFGNVNSNGATLSVNGNRARSNNFTIDGQDNNDLSIGGPNYFVNNNEIVAEFQVVTNNFSAEYGRNQGAIVNVVTKSGTNDLHGSLAWFHRDRKLFDTMNNLERRTNNQGKGEANPFLNNVYTGAVGGPIKKDRLFYFGSYQLVTNRQTANPGSNSPTIAPEELSRLKADFPNNGAIQALANFSAFALTDVGTVTENTDLKNFPNNERVTIGGRTYRLAYPVRTVPITSDQHQFSIRGDYRINDKHSFWYRHLYQTVDNVNALVSVDGSTGNQPASSNLGGLQFTSQLSNSAVNEFRFVFNRLDVIFGGGCESVKNCIPDPADIGNTVTRITYGGLISSLTSRSLLAIGPATNLPQGRIVSIYQFSDNFSKTLGRHQLRLGADVRRLTNTVPFLPNVNGSYAFNTGAAVASGTPSTLTVAAGTVQISYDETDQFYYVQDDWRIRDNLTLNIGARYEYTGQPINTLYNLTKDRESDPAQALWKQSLPLEARIFPKIPADKNNFAPRLGFAWRPGFTGLAGKLFGEGDSTVISGGYSIAYDPAFYNIMLNISTSAPGVFLNTLTSPSIGVPLNPVGSEVLAAASSLLQKNTFDPRFLAYTNVSGDFYSPYSQQYSLRWQREISRRNVVEVRYVATKGTGLFMTTNRNPRIDRLISGFTAPVVIGRVPITNAAITQNFTFKGFPNFVPLGVTPQTCTDNPATPDRDQDCQGRVLRQNVIRTRENGGSSIYHGLQSRWQANFSNRYMGNVNFGMSYSWSKALDNASEIFSFFEAIGAQDPFNIGRAERGYSGFDRKHSYSLNFIWDVPGFKDQQGVVGRVLGGWQFNGTYLLASGQRYTPQMNVNTFFFGNTYMDRTWEQTFLGVDTFRPFAGNLNAPRNAIGINQVDAALLFARFAAFVTSFIPIQDPNGFYSVNDLNNGKITVVTKDQVRYIVNGPGAAQVFNSPYGTATRGEEKGPKLNNLNLGLFKNIRINEGIRLQFRMEAFNALNHPNTGVGIIESGRVPPVNILTAGQRDGYGDFTAISFARRAVQMGLRLTF, encoded by the coding sequence ATGAAGCAACTTCGCAAAATGAAGATGTTGTCCCGGACAACACTATTTCTCATCGTTGCAACTTTGGTCTTTCCCTTTACCACCCTGTCGGTAATGGCGCAGGCAACAACGGGTGGACTCACGGGTTCTGTGATGGACGCCAGTAACGCGGTCATTGCTGATGCTGATGTGACGGCAAAAAACGTCGGCACCGGAATTGAAACCAAAACCAAAACCAACAGCGATGGTATCTATAATTTTCCGAGACTAGCTCCGGGCATCTATTTGCTCACAGTTGAAAAACAAGGGTTCAAACGCCAGGAGTTTCAAGAGGTCACTATCAACGCCGGTCAGGTAGCAACCATTGATGCCAATCTGCAAGCCGGTCAAATCACCGAAACCGTATCGGTCACCGCTGAGGGGCAAGAGTTGATTCAAAAAGAGCAGGTGCAGGTTTCTTCAACTTTTGAAAGCCGCAAAGTGGCGGAATTACCGAAAAACGCTGTAGGCGCGGGTATCGACACGCTGGCGCTACTTGCACCGGGTGTGGTTCCCGGCTTTGGTAACGTCAACTCCAACGGCGCGACCCTTTCAGTAAACGGCAACCGCGCGCGCTCCAATAACTTTACGATTGACGGACAGGATAATAATGACCTCTCTATCGGCGGGCCCAATTACTTTGTCAATAACAACGAAATCGTTGCCGAGTTTCAAGTGGTCACCAATAATTTCTCTGCCGAGTACGGACGCAATCAAGGCGCGATTGTCAACGTCGTCACCAAGAGCGGCACCAATGATTTGCACGGCAGCCTCGCGTGGTTTCATAGAGATCGAAAATTATTTGACACGATGAACAACCTTGAGCGCCGTACCAATAATCAGGGCAAAGGCGAAGCCAATCCATTCCTCAATAATGTTTACACGGGCGCGGTGGGCGGCCCAATTAAGAAAGACAGACTCTTTTATTTCGGCAGCTATCAGTTGGTCACTAACCGACAGACTGCAAACCCTGGTTCCAATTCACCCACCATTGCTCCTGAAGAACTGAGCCGTTTGAAAGCCGATTTTCCGAATAATGGCGCGATTCAGGCGCTGGCGAATTTTTCTGCCTTTGCGCTCACTGATGTGGGCACAGTAACTGAAAATACCGACTTGAAAAACTTTCCGAATAATGAAAGGGTGACCATCGGTGGTAGAACTTATCGCCTGGCATACCCCGTGCGCACCGTGCCCATCACTTCCGACCAGCACCAATTCAGCATTCGCGGCGATTACAGAATCAATGACAAGCATTCGTTCTGGTATCGTCATCTCTATCAGACGGTAGATAATGTGAATGCTTTGGTGAGTGTAGACGGTTCAACCGGCAATCAACCGGCTTCAAGTAACCTTGGCGGATTGCAGTTTACCAGTCAGCTTTCAAACAGCGCCGTCAATGAATTTCGTTTTGTGTTCAACCGTTTGGACGTCATCTTCGGTGGCGGTTGTGAAAGTGTTAAGAATTGTATTCCCGACCCGGCAGACATCGGCAATACGGTCACCCGTATTACCTATGGTGGTCTAATTAGCAGTCTGACCTCACGCTCTTTATTGGCTATCGGTCCGGCAACCAACCTGCCACAAGGTCGTATCGTCAGCATCTATCAATTCAGCGATAACTTCTCAAAGACTCTCGGACGCCATCAACTGAGATTGGGCGCGGACGTGCGACGGTTGACCAATACCGTTCCCTTCCTGCCTAACGTGAATGGCTCCTACGCCTTCAACACGGGTGCTGCGGTTGCCAGCGGAACGCCAAGCACCTTGACGGTGGCTGCCGGTACAGTGCAAATCTCCTATGACGAAACCGATCAATTTTACTATGTGCAGGATGACTGGCGTATTCGCGACAATCTCACGCTTAATATCGGCGCTCGTTACGAATACACCGGGCAGCCGATCAACACGCTTTACAACCTGACCAAAGATCGCGAGTCAGACCCGGCGCAGGCATTGTGGAAACAATCATTGCCGCTTGAAGCCCGCATCTTCCCGAAGATTCCGGCTGATAAAAACAACTTCGCCCCACGACTTGGTTTTGCCTGGCGTCCCGGATTTACAGGGCTGGCGGGTAAACTGTTCGGTGAGGGTGACAGCACGGTAATCTCCGGCGGCTATTCCATCGCCTATGACCCGGCGTTCTATAACATCATGCTCAACATCTCGACTTCGGCGCCAGGTGTGTTCTTAAATACGCTAACCAGCCCAAGCATCGGTGTGCCGTTGAATCCGGTGGGTTCTGAAGTTTTAGCAGCCGCTTCCAGTTTGTTGCAAAAGAATACCTTTGATCCGAGATTTTTGGCATACACCAATGTCTCAGGCGATTTCTATTCACCCTATTCGCAACAATATTCTTTGCGTTGGCAACGCGAAATCAGCCGCCGCAATGTGGTTGAAGTGCGTTATGTCGCCACCAAAGGAACCGGATTGTTTATGACCACCAATCGCAATCCGCGCATCGACCGTTTGATTAGCGGTTTCACCGCTCCCGTCGTAATTGGGAGGGTTCCTATAACTAACGCGGCTATTACTCAAAACTTCACCTTCAAAGGCTTCCCAAATTTTGTGCCGCTTGGTGTCACACCGCAAACCTGCACCGACAACCCGGCAACCCCGGATAGAGACCAAGATTGTCAGGGGCGTGTGCTGAGACAAAATGTCATCCGCACCCGCGAAAACGGCGGCAGTTCGATTTATCACGGATTGCAAAGCCGCTGGCAGGCGAATTTCTCCAATCGCTATATGGGTAATGTCAACTTCGGCATGTCCTATAGCTGGTCAAAAGCGCTTGATAATGCCAGCGAAATTTTCTCATTCTTTGAAGCCATCGGCGCGCAAGACCCATTTAATATCGGTAGAGCCGAACGCGGTTATTCGGGCTTTGATCGCAAGCATTCCTATTCGCTGAATTTCATTTGGGATGTGCCGGGATTCAAAGACCAGCAAGGTGTCGTCGGTCGCGTGCTTGGCGGGTGGCAATTCAATGGCACCTATCTCCTTGCCAGCGGTCAACGCTACACACCGCAAATGAATGTAAACACTTTCTTCTTCGGCAACACCTATATGGATAGAACCTGGGAACAGACCTTCCTTGGGGTTGATACCTTCCGCCCGTTTGCTGGCAACCTCAATGCGCCGCGCAATGCCATCGGTATCAATCAGGTTGATGCGGCATTGCTGTTTGCCAGATTCGCGGCATTTGTTACCAGTTTCATTCCGATTCAAGACCCGAATGGGTTCTATTCGGTCAATGATTTGAATAATGGAAAGATTACGGTTGTGACCAAAGACCAGGTGCGTTATATCGTCAATGGTCCGGGCGCTGCACAGGTCTTCAACAGTCCTTATGGGACGGCGACCCGTGGCGAAGAGAAGGGGCCAAAACTCAATAACCTGAACCTCGGTCTTTTCAAGAACATTCGCATCAATGAAGGTATTCGTCTGCAATTCCGTATGGAAGCCTTCAATGCCTTGAACCATCCCAACACCGGTGTGGGCATTATCGAATCAGGACGTGTACCTCCGGTGAATATTCTCACTGCCGGACAGCGTGACGGTTATGGCGATTTCACCGCCATTAGCTTTGCGCGACGCGCTGTACAGATGGGTTTGCGATTGACCTTCTAA
- a CDS encoding VWA domain-containing protein — translation MRRKIFSLFSIALLTCSALAQTNPKNDDEKIIRIGTDLIQLDAVVTDKAGRIVNGLKKEDFEIIENGKKQQIGFFEFVDVAKKQQVTTDTAKPTQPAALNAETTIADVNRIFAFVVDDLTIRFEDLIFIRQMLLNFVENRMQPGDLIAIVRTVGGKGLLQQFTTDKNLLKRAIASLTPTTHAFRVFDKDIQPIKLNDLVAEPGAAGATAGSATETSGEEIDIDSPQDDTNKALRALMSLGTANFVVDSMTQLPGRKSLVLFSGGLPILSANPSKTLGNVSYFLERLSDNATRAGVAIHTMDVRGLQAFSGVASFDMTPGRSAVAGVGSTGAAGGFGRVPDETQFGDKNPFDQLEGHMGLKTLSAATGGISVLEKNNFIDGLDKIISANDGFYLLAYTPMDTKFDNKFRKVEIKVKGEGLKVYSRRGYMARADAPTGAPATRQEQLLAAIKAPLARRDIDIDAMLLYKSASPTTGAIDIHLAIDPRKVEFETSEDKQKADLEVAGFVFDELGKLRGGFSENVAVGVLPQDMAKLNQGGIAYSANTNLPAGIYQIRIAVRDNKTGKIGTLSRYIEVPDLTKGRLTASTLLLGAAPANDMKAVNPVPINGNRQISRKSDLRYAVVIYNAKVKDNKPQVKTQLTISHNGKEIFKEEEIALEASGGQLIKVGQLGLGGVKPGRYTLTLTITDGLADKKAQTIVRSMDFVVVN, via the coding sequence ATGAGAAGGAAAATTTTTTCTTTATTCTCAATAGCTCTTCTGACTTGTTCTGCGCTCGCGCAAACCAACCCCAAAAACGATGACGAAAAAATCATTCGCATCGGCACCGATTTGATTCAACTTGATGCTGTGGTCACCGATAAAGCAGGTCGGATAGTCAACGGGTTGAAGAAAGAGGACTTTGAGATTATTGAGAATGGTAAAAAGCAGCAAATCGGTTTTTTTGAGTTTGTTGATGTCGCTAAAAAACAGCAAGTCACAACCGACACCGCCAAACCGACACAACCCGCTGCCCTGAATGCCGAGACTACGATTGCCGATGTCAATCGCATCTTTGCTTTTGTGGTTGATGATTTAACCATTCGTTTTGAAGATTTGATTTTCATTCGACAGATGCTCTTGAATTTTGTTGAAAACCGTATGCAGCCGGGCGACCTCATCGCCATTGTGCGAACCGTCGGCGGCAAAGGTTTATTGCAACAATTCACGACGGACAAAAACCTTCTCAAACGCGCCATTGCATCGCTTACGCCAACCACTCATGCTTTCCGGGTTTTTGACAAAGATATTCAGCCAATAAAATTGAATGATTTAGTTGCCGAACCCGGTGCGGCGGGCGCGACTGCCGGTTCCGCGACAGAGACTTCAGGCGAAGAGATTGATATTGACAGCCCGCAGGATGATACCAATAAAGCCTTGCGCGCCTTGATGAGTCTTGGAACCGCAAATTTCGTTGTCGATAGCATGACCCAGTTGCCGGGACGCAAATCGCTGGTGCTGTTTTCCGGCGGCTTGCCGATTCTGAGCGCCAATCCCAGCAAAACCCTCGGCAATGTCTCTTACTTTCTCGAAAGGCTTTCCGATAATGCGACGCGCGCGGGGGTTGCCATTCACACGATGGATGTACGCGGATTGCAGGCGTTTTCGGGAGTCGCGAGTTTCGATATGACGCCAGGCAGAAGCGCGGTTGCGGGTGTTGGCAGTACAGGAGCCGCCGGAGGCTTTGGACGAGTGCCGGATGAAACCCAGTTCGGCGATAAAAATCCTTTCGACCAGTTGGAAGGGCATATGGGACTTAAAACGCTCTCGGCAGCTACCGGCGGCATTTCGGTGCTTGAAAAAAATAATTTCATTGATGGACTGGATAAAATCATCTCTGCCAACGATGGCTTTTATCTGTTGGCTTATACGCCAATGGATACGAAATTCGATAACAAGTTTCGCAAGGTTGAAATCAAAGTCAAAGGCGAAGGCTTGAAAGTTTATAGTCGTCGGGGCTATATGGCGCGCGCCGACGCGCCCACGGGAGCGCCCGCAACCAGACAGGAACAGTTGCTTGCGGCAATCAAAGCGCCGCTTGCCCGACGCGATATTGATATTGACGCCATGCTGCTTTACAAATCGGCATCGCCGACTACCGGCGCGATTGATATTCATCTGGCGATTGACCCCAGGAAAGTCGAGTTTGAAACCAGTGAAGATAAACAGAAGGCAGATTTGGAAGTTGCCGGTTTTGTCTTCGATGAACTCGGCAAATTGCGTGGCGGTTTCAGTGAAAATGTCGCGGTCGGGGTTTTGCCACAGGATATGGCGAAGTTAAATCAAGGCGGCATCGCTTATTCTGCCAACACCAATCTCCCGGCTGGCATTTACCAAATCCGCATCGCTGTGCGCGACAACAAGACCGGCAAGATTGGCACCCTGTCGCGATACATTGAGGTTCCTGATTTAACCAAAGGTCGGCTCACGGCAAGCACTTTGCTGCTGGGCGCGGCTCCTGCCAATGATATGAAAGCGGTTAATCCTGTGCCAATCAATGGCAACCGGCAGATTTCGCGTAAAAGCGATTTGCGCTATGCAGTGGTTATCTATAACGCCAAAGTGAAAGACAACAAACCACAGGTTAAGACGCAACTCACTATCAGTCACAATGGCAAAGAGATTTTTAAAGAAGAGGAAATAGCGCTTGAAGCAAGCGGCGGACAATTGATTAAGGTTGGACAACTGGGACTGGGCGGCGTAAAACCCGGTCGCTACACACTGACACTGACTATCACGGATGGGCTGGCGGATAAAAAAGCGCAAACCATCGTGCGCAGCATGGATTTTGTGGTGGTCAATTAA
- a CDS encoding nitroreductase family protein: protein MMSKTSTHPGETTYPEKPANHDYPINELIKQRWSPRLFEEGRTVEPEKLMSLLEAARWAPSCFNEQPWYYLVFDQRDPAAFERARQCLMEGNAWAREAPLLLLSVAKENFSHNGAPNRHAQYDTGAATGYMVLQAVELGLMAHQMAGYDAERARSEFQIPEGYTPMAMIAIGYPFKADLSQLDDKTRTRELGLRSRRATRDLGFLGVWGKSLEAENAK from the coding sequence ATGATGTCGAAAACCAGCACACACCCTGGCGAAACCACCTATCCCGAAAAACCGGCAAACCACGATTATCCCATCAATGAATTGATTAAACAGCGGTGGAGTCCGCGATTATTTGAAGAAGGGCGCACAGTGGAACCGGAGAAACTGATGTCCTTACTGGAAGCGGCGCGTTGGGCACCATCCTGTTTCAATGAACAACCCTGGTATTATCTGGTCTTTGACCAGCGAGACCCGGCGGCGTTTGAACGCGCGCGCCAGTGTTTGATGGAAGGCAATGCCTGGGCGCGCGAGGCTCCGTTATTATTGCTTTCAGTTGCCAAAGAAAATTTCTCGCATAATGGCGCGCCTAATCGCCACGCCCAATACGACACCGGCGCGGCAACCGGGTATATGGTCTTGCAGGCTGTTGAACTCGGTTTGATGGCTCATCAAATGGCGGGCTACGATGCCGAACGCGCGCGCAGCGAATTTCAAATTCCCGAAGGTTACACGCCGATGGCGATGATTGCCATTGGCTACCCCTTTAAAGCTGATTTAAGCCAACTCGATGACAAGACCCGAACCAGAGAATTAGGTTTGCGTTCGCGGCGCGCAACCCGCGACCTTGGTTTTTTGGGGGTGTGGGGAAAATCGCTTGAAGCCGAAAATGCCAAATGA